The following are encoded in a window of Desulfobulbaceae bacterium genomic DNA:
- a CDS encoding DmsE family decaheme c-type cytochrome, translating into MHTLYYSLWRLRVVVAVFLGGAFLGGCVKSLKEAKPIIVNTAYDKQLLGNLAADYVGNDACMKRCHVHAKIKRDFDASTMGAQLKIASSGMMIVDCESCHGPGSETLATLDRERLTPKKPDDPINDETRAKIKQVMRKNFLHFDELPGPVRSQICLKCHTANADFNLHNWNASAHAINDVSCSDCHPIHSGPSLMQHPETINQTCMNCHKETAAEFNLPSHHQIRENAIYCTDCHEQHGSSNEKLLLGMTVKETCARCHTEKVGPFLWEHGDVNEDCMSCHMSHGSVNNNLLRVKEPFLCIQCHAYSHFAGIGNSLASVAGRIGNSTRCTDCHSQIHGTDTPSSSNNGRWMQ; encoded by the coding sequence ATGCACACACTATACTATTCCCTATGGCGGCTTCGAGTTGTTGTTGCCGTTTTTCTTGGGGGTGCTTTCTTGGGCGGCTGTGTTAAATCATTGAAAGAGGCGAAACCTATCATCGTCAATACCGCGTATGATAAGCAGCTCCTGGGAAACCTTGCGGCTGATTATGTCGGTAATGATGCCTGTATGAAACGGTGTCATGTCCATGCCAAGATCAAACGCGACTTTGATGCCAGCACCATGGGGGCGCAACTGAAAATTGCCTCAAGCGGGATGATGATTGTTGACTGTGAGTCGTGCCACGGGCCGGGTAGTGAGACCTTGGCTACCCTTGATCGGGAAAGGCTGACTCCCAAGAAACCCGATGATCCAATCAACGACGAGACTCGCGCCAAGATCAAGCAGGTCATGCGCAAGAATTTCCTCCACTTTGATGAGTTACCGGGACCGGTTCGGTCGCAGATCTGTCTCAAATGCCACACTGCTAACGCTGATTTCAACCTCCATAATTGGAACGCCAGCGCTCATGCCATCAATGATGTCTCCTGCTCGGATTGTCATCCTATCCACTCCGGGCCGAGCCTGATGCAACATCCGGAAACCATCAATCAGACCTGCATGAACTGCCATAAGGAGACGGCTGCCGAATTTAACCTGCCCAGCCATCATCAGATTAGAGAAAATGCCATTTATTGCACCGACTGTCATGAGCAACATGGCTCAAGCAATGAGAAACTTTTGCTTGGCATGACCGTCAAGGAAACCTGTGCCCGTTGTCACACCGAAAAAGTCGGTCCTTTCCTCTGGGAACATGGGGATGTGAATGAAGATTGTATGAGTTGTCACATGAGTCACGGCTCGGTGAACAATAATCTATTGAGAGTCAAAGAACCATTTCTGTGCATCCAGTGTCATGCCTATTCACATTTTGCTGGGATAGGAAACAGCTTGGCCTCGGTTGCCGGTCGCATTGGCAACTCGACTCGTTGCACAGACTGTCACTCGCAAATTCATGGCACTGACACCCCCTCTTCCAGTAATAACGGGAGGTGGATGCAATGA
- a CDS encoding glucose-1-phosphate adenylyltransferase, with amino-acid sequence MNPISKTLVLLLAGGVGSRLNILVQTRAKPAVPFGGLYRIIDFSLSNVMNSGLTQVGVMTQYKPLSLMNHLGNGAAWDLAGRSRGVKVLPPRTGSHESDWYKGTADAVRQNIDFIKAHPSDEILILSGDHIYHMDFDQMIQAHREKKADITIGMMVVPKEDLHQFGTGITDLDGRIIEWEEKPKVPRTDLASMGIYVFDTKYLLSLLAEDRDEVDFGMHMIPKAIGRDNVYAFRFAGYWRDVGTIQAYWEANMDLLREDSGITPGRWGIRSNVEASGRMADRSPARFGATARVKNSMISAGCIIHGEVVNSILSPGVVVAKGAVVRDSVLIDDCEVGEGALVDLAIMDKRVRVGRNAVVGTGDRQVVNQDYPTHLYTGITLLGKSAQVPDGAIIGRNCIVTPMRLAHDFPSLHISSGATV; translated from the coding sequence ATGAACCCTATCAGTAAGACCTTGGTTCTTCTTCTGGCGGGAGGGGTGGGCAGCCGTCTGAATATTTTAGTTCAGACTCGGGCTAAACCGGCAGTGCCTTTCGGTGGTTTGTACCGGATTATCGATTTTTCGTTGAGTAATGTTATGAACTCCGGCCTGACCCAGGTGGGAGTCATGACTCAGTATAAGCCCCTGTCCCTGATGAATCATCTGGGGAATGGAGCTGCCTGGGATTTGGCTGGTAGGAGTCGTGGGGTTAAAGTTCTGCCGCCTCGCACTGGCTCTCATGAGTCTGACTGGTATAAAGGCACAGCGGATGCCGTGCGTCAGAACATTGATTTCATCAAGGCTCATCCCTCTGATGAGATTTTGATTCTCTCCGGCGATCACATCTACCATATGGATTTTGATCAGATGATCCAGGCTCACCGCGAGAAGAAGGCGGATATTACCATCGGGATGATGGTGGTGCCAAAGGAGGACCTCCACCAGTTCGGGACCGGGATCACGGATCTGGACGGGCGGATTATCGAGTGGGAAGAGAAGCCCAAGGTCCCCCGTACCGATCTGGCTTCGATGGGGATCTATGTCTTTGATACCAAGTACCTGCTCTCCCTCCTGGCCGAGGATCGTGACGAGGTCGATTTTGGCATGCACATGATCCCTAAAGCCATTGGTCGAGACAATGTCTATGCCTTTCGCTTTGCCGGGTATTGGCGGGATGTGGGTACGATTCAGGCATATTGGGAGGCTAATATGGATCTTCTCCGGGAAGATTCCGGGATCACACCGGGAAGATGGGGGATCAGGTCCAACGTTGAGGCCAGTGGCCGGATGGCGGATCGATCCCCGGCGCGATTTGGAGCCACGGCGCGGGTGAAGAATTCGATGATCTCGGCGGGGTGTATTATCCATGGCGAGGTGGTGAACTCGATTCTCTCTCCGGGAGTGGTGGTTGCTAAAGGGGCAGTGGTTCGAGATTCAGTGTTGATTGATGATTGCGAGGTGGGCGAAGGGGCGTTGGTTGATCTTGCAATTATGGATAAACGTGTCCGGGTTGGTAGGAATGCGGTGGTTGGCACTGGCGATCGGCAGGTCGTTAACCAGGACTACCCGACACACCTGTACACCGGTATCACCCTTCTCGGTAAATCGGCTCAGGTGCCGGACGGCGCAATCATCGGGCGAAATTGTATTGTTACCCCAATGCGCCTGGCCCATGATTTCCCCTCTCTTCATATCTCCTCCGGCGCTACGGTGTAG
- a CDS encoding glucose-1-phosphate adenylyltransferase, whose amino-acid sequence MPMKLKPTTLAMVLAGGRVDELNVLTYYRPKSAVPFGGFARVIDFPLSNLMNSGLEQVAILSQFRSFSLINHIGSGAAWDMIGRHRGISILPPSTGQASSNWYRGSADSVYQNIDFIRYHDPDCVLILSGDHIYNMNYQQIIDYHKAKDADLTIACLAVPMEKAHRFGVASIDDEDGATGGRVLQYKEKPAQPKFNWASMTIFCFKPEALLKTLTDNAREDNSFEFGKDIIPRMLADQRRVYGYKFHGYWGYTRTIDEYWQASMDLLGPTPAIDLDAWGIRTNLDHRGICDYQPLKVGARATVHDSLVYNGCVVEGTVERSILFPGVHVKAGAVVKDSILFFNNSVEAGGRLLKVISDVNTTFGAGSIIGGEGPSADHEVTVVGWNNQVPAGTVIGSDCTIYPHLRPEKFGREIKQGEIIR is encoded by the coding sequence ATGCCTATGAAACTAAAACCGACAACCCTGGCCATGGTTTTGGCTGGAGGCCGGGTTGATGAACTCAATGTTCTCACTTATTACCGACCAAAATCGGCGGTACCGTTCGGCGGATTTGCCAGGGTTATTGATTTCCCCTTGAGTAATTTAATGAACTCCGGTTTGGAACAGGTGGCAATCTTAAGCCAGTTCCGCAGTTTTTCCTTGATTAATCATATCGGCAGTGGTGCGGCTTGGGATATGATCGGTCGCCATCGCGGTATCTCCATTCTTCCCCCTTCCACTGGCCAGGCCAGCTCCAATTGGTATCGAGGCTCGGCGGACTCGGTGTATCAGAATATCGATTTTATCCGTTATCATGACCCTGACTGTGTGTTGATCCTCTCCGGGGATCATATTTACAACATGAATTATCAGCAGATTATTGATTACCATAAGGCCAAGGACGCTGACTTGACTATCGCCTGCCTTGCGGTGCCGATGGAGAAGGCCCATCGTTTTGGCGTGGCCAGCATTGATGATGAGGATGGCGCTACAGGCGGCCGGGTGCTGCAATACAAGGAAAAGCCCGCTCAGCCCAAGTTTAATTGGGCATCGATGACCATCTTCTGTTTTAAACCCGAGGCATTGCTGAAAACACTGACTGACAATGCTCGCGAGGATAACTCGTTTGAGTTTGGAAAAGATATCATTCCCCGGATGTTGGCCGATCAGCGTCGGGTCTACGGCTATAAATTTCATGGGTATTGGGGGTATACCCGAACGATTGATGAGTACTGGCAGGCTTCGATGGACCTCTTGGGACCGACCCCTGCCATCGACCTTGATGCCTGGGGTATCCGTACCAATCTCGACCATCGTGGCATTTGTGATTATCAGCCATTGAAGGTCGGGGCTCGCGCCACAGTCCATGATAGTCTGGTGTACAACGGCTGTGTGGTGGAGGGAACTGTGGAACGTTCCATCCTTTTCCCCGGTGTTCATGTCAAAGCTGGGGCGGTGGTCAAGGACTCGATCCTGTTTTTCAATAATTCGGTTGAGGCAGGGGGGCGACTCTTGAAGGTGATCAGTGATGTCAACACCACCTTTGGAGCCGGATCAATAATTGGGGGGGAAGGTCCGAGCGCTGATCATGAGGTGACGGTGGTGGGCTGGAATAACCAGGTCCCAGCCGGGACAGTTATCGGCAGTGACTGCACAATCTATCCGCATCTGAGGCCAGAAAAATTTGGCCGTGAGATCAAACAAGGGGAGATCATTCGATGA
- a CDS encoding phosphoethanolamine methyltransferase yields MAVKKTRACGCKLVRKVPKKTAKERLEEFWSLFAKDDDVLVVINADPDALACALAIKRLLRYRVKNVVIGYPNEIRRLSNVAMVDLLKIPIERLHTVKIKEFSKRVMVDSQPLHLPAFENIPFDAVIDHHPLTTGWTAGYADIRPDYGAASSILIEYLRAAGLKPSVALATALFYAIKVDTNNFEKKASLADAISFRYLFDLANQNLVRKIEMSELRPSELAYFRTALTEVKISKSRLYVHVGRVRNPDILVIIADFFSQVNQIAWVFVSGIHSEKLVVIFRCDGYKKNAGSLAQKIYGQIGSAGGHRQAARAEVPLKNLAKQDQDFDTKTLMRFTKRHIEG; encoded by the coding sequence ATGGCAGTCAAAAAAACCAGAGCATGCGGTTGTAAACTAGTGCGCAAGGTCCCCAAAAAGACGGCGAAGGAACGTCTGGAAGAGTTTTGGTCACTTTTTGCCAAGGATGATGATGTCTTGGTCGTGATCAATGCCGACCCTGATGCCTTGGCCTGCGCTCTAGCGATCAAGCGCCTTTTGCGTTACCGGGTTAAGAATGTTGTTATCGGCTATCCCAACGAGATCAGGCGACTTAGTAATGTTGCCATGGTCGATTTGCTCAAAATCCCTATCGAGCGACTTCACACCGTAAAGATCAAAGAATTCAGCAAACGGGTGATGGTTGACTCCCAACCCCTGCACCTTCCCGCCTTTGAAAATATTCCCTTCGATGCTGTCATCGATCATCACCCCCTGACTACAGGTTGGACTGCCGGTTATGCCGATATTCGTCCCGATTACGGAGCTGCCTCTTCGATCTTGATCGAGTATCTGCGGGCGGCCGGGTTAAAGCCGTCGGTGGCCTTGGCCACAGCCCTTTTCTATGCCATTAAAGTTGACACTAATAATTTTGAAAAGAAGGCTTCGTTGGCAGACGCCATCTCTTTCCGCTACCTCTTCGATCTGGCCAATCAGAATCTGGTTCGCAAGATCGAGATGTCCGAACTCAGACCGTCAGAACTTGCCTATTTCCGAACCGCTCTTACCGAGGTCAAGATCAGCAAGAGCCGCCTCTATGTTCATGTCGGACGGGTCCGCAACCCGGATATCCTGGTGATTATCGCTGATTTTTTTAGTCAGGTTAATCAGATTGCCTGGGTCTTTGTTTCAGGAATTCACAGTGAAAAGTTGGTTGTTATCTTCCGTTGTGACGGTTATAAGAAAAACGCAGGTTCCCTCGCTCAGAAGATATACGGTCAGATTGGTTCTGCCGGAGGACACCGCCAGGCTGCTCGGGCCGAGGTTCCGTTGAAAAATCTTGCCAAGCAGGACCAGGATTTTGATACCAAGACTCTGATGCGATTCACTAAACGCCATATCGAAGGTTGA
- a CDS encoding DUF4445 domain-containing protein, with amino-acid sequence MSIVLCLPIKAPVPSLHDNTADIDRLKRLAQEQREGRTVVVPWRRAGTVARSFREAGFVGAAIINQVEGRDELVDFLPAVPSLLPALALDLGTTYLEARLVDLLTGRSLAHGHCPNGQIDCGDDILTRIHYAGRGAGLAELKRVVVRSINELTEQLSAQAGVAAVEVRAMTVSGNPTMVHLFLGLDPHHICREPYIPLVNAPDMVQAHELGLVINPEAPVFILPGVGSYFGGDLISGILASGLDQQEHTSMLVDVGTNAEVVLGNREWLIACAGAAGPALEGGVARMGMRAGPGAIEHISIDPESHSVVWQTIGNRPPCGLCGSGIIDLVAALYLVRIIDQRGKFRVGADPGRLFDSGHGLAYVVVSAEQAEGGRPVILEQVDLDALMRSKAAMYAILSTLVAQVGVGFGEIRRIYVAGAFGRHIDPRQAITLGMLPDLPLDVYQPIGNSSLAGAEKVLLDDDARLRCRQIMQTITYVELNVNQEFMMRFSGAKFIPHTNHGLFPSVPVFG; translated from the coding sequence ATGTCGATAGTTCTCTGTCTCCCAATTAAGGCTCCAGTGCCGAGCCTCCATGATAATACCGCAGATATTGATCGCTTGAAACGATTGGCGCAGGAGCAGCGGGAGGGGCGGACTGTCGTGGTGCCGTGGCGAAGGGCAGGGACGGTTGCCCGCTCGTTTCGGGAAGCAGGATTTGTTGGGGCCGCTATCATCAATCAGGTTGAAGGCCGGGATGAGCTGGTTGATTTTTTGCCTGCGGTTCCCTCCCTGCTCCCAGCGCTGGCCCTGGACTTGGGGACGACGTATCTCGAAGCCCGTTTGGTTGATCTCTTGACTGGTCGCAGTTTGGCCCATGGACACTGTCCCAATGGCCAGATCGATTGTGGCGATGATATCCTGACCCGAATTCACTATGCTGGGCGAGGGGCAGGTTTGGCAGAATTAAAGCGGGTAGTCGTTCGTTCGATCAATGAGTTGACGGAACAGTTGTCTGCGCAGGCTGGTGTTGCAGCGGTCGAAGTTAGGGCCATGACTGTTTCCGGTAATCCGACCATGGTTCATCTTTTTCTTGGTCTTGATCCCCATCATATCTGTCGGGAGCCGTACATCCCTCTGGTCAATGCCCCGGATATGGTACAGGCCCATGAACTGGGACTTGTCATCAATCCTGAGGCCCCAGTTTTTATCCTGCCGGGCGTGGGCAGTTATTTCGGGGGGGATTTGATCTCCGGGATTTTGGCCAGTGGTTTGGATCAGCAGGAACACACCTCGATGCTGGTTGATGTCGGTACAAATGCCGAGGTGGTTCTTGGCAACCGGGAATGGCTGATTGCCTGTGCCGGAGCTGCCGGGCCAGCCTTGGAAGGTGGGGTGGCTCGAATGGGGATGAGGGCCGGGCCAGGCGCCATTGAGCATATCTCTATTGATCCTGAGAGTCATTCTGTCGTTTGGCAGACTATCGGGAATCGGCCGCCATGCGGGTTGTGTGGTTCGGGAATTATCGATTTGGTGGCAGCGCTTTATTTGGTCAGGATTATCGATCAGCGCGGTAAATTTCGGGTAGGGGCTGATCCTGGCCGTTTGTTTGACAGTGGCCACGGACTGGCCTATGTCGTGGTCTCTGCCGAGCAGGCAGAGGGTGGGCGACCCGTGATCTTGGAGCAGGTGGACCTTGATGCATTGATGCGTTCTAAGGCGGCGATGTATGCTATCTTGTCTACCTTGGTTGCTCAGGTCGGGGTAGGTTTTGGCGAGATCCGCCGGATTTATGTGGCAGGGGCCTTTGGCCGCCATATTGATCCCCGGCAGGCGATTACCTTGGGCATGCTTCCTGATTTGCCGCTTGATGTCTACCAGCCAATTGGCAACAGTTCTTTAGCCGGAGCGGAGAAGGTGCTGCTGGATGACGATGCCCGTCTCCGTTGCCGCCAGATCATGCAGACCATTACCTATGTTGAGCTTAACGTGAATCAGGAGTTTATGATGCGTTTTTCCGGGGCCAAATTCATTCCGCATACCAATCATGGTCTTTTTCCCTCGGTGCCCGTGTTTGGTTGA
- a CDS encoding ATPase, producing the protein MILGDFGTSYCKFLNLSEDGSQPTIIQTKELPGNLHIDLATGHNGRRFADRYVNELIALARGGEAMIEEEDYVLLDCGSRDIKFVAYEGGKLKDMGWNTECGASMGFTIELLEKYYELDYQAMHAPETTFSVTCGVLGMSHIFDAVISGVPVSEAVARFIKGIAINAFRFCGSPNKLYLSGGLCANPVFIEGLPCEVTPLGRFLLLKGLVRYTE; encoded by the coding sequence ATGATCCTCGGCGACTTCGGGACATCATACTGCAAATTTCTGAACTTAAGTGAAGACGGGAGTCAGCCAACGATCATCCAGACCAAGGAGTTGCCCGGCAACCTCCACATCGACTTGGCCACCGGCCATAATGGCCGCCGCTTCGCTGATCGTTACGTCAACGAACTGATCGCTCTTGCCCGAGGTGGCGAGGCAATGATCGAGGAAGAAGATTATGTCCTCCTCGACTGCGGTAGCCGTGACATCAAATTTGTGGCCTATGAGGGCGGCAAGCTGAAGGATATGGGGTGGAACACAGAGTGTGGCGCGTCAATGGGCTTTACCATTGAGCTGTTGGAAAAATATTACGAACTGGACTACCAAGCAATGCACGCACCGGAAACAACCTTCTCCGTCACCTGCGGTGTGCTGGGAATGAGCCACATCTTTGACGCAGTAATCAGCGGAGTGCCGGTCTCCGAAGCCGTGGCCCGATTCATCAAAGGTATTGCGATTAACGCCTTCCGCTTTTGCGGATCCCCCAACAAGCTCTACCTCTCCGGTGGCCTCTGCGCCAATCCTGTGTTCATCGAAGGCCTGCCCTGCGAAGTCACCCCTCTCGGCAGGTTCTTACTCCTAAAAGGCTTAGTTCGATACACGGAGTAA
- a CDS encoding uracil-DNA glycosylase: MSQHSSTVNCLACRHFYITYEPAHPYGCRSLSFKSREMPSRVVYASSGMECQSFSKKETKLTTAG; this comes from the coding sequence ATGTCGCAGCATTCTTCGACAGTCAACTGCCTCGCCTGCCGCCACTTTTATATCACCTACGAACCAGCCCACCCTTATGGCTGCCGGTCTTTATCCTTCAAATCCCGAGAGATGCCTTCCAGGGTAGTCTATGCCAGCTCCGGCATGGAGTGTCAGTCCTTCAGCAAGAAAGAAACAAAACTGACGACTGCGGGCTGA